The following DNA comes from Solea senegalensis isolate Sse05_10M linkage group LG10, IFAPA_SoseM_1, whole genome shotgun sequence.
CTGTCTGTTAGCAGGAAAACCATCCTTACAAAATTAGGGCCACAGAGCTGGAGTCAGAAACAGGAGGTCCCGCAAATTCTCGGGTCTCGCTTTACTGCACACCcattaacattattttagatgttTATTGTGGCAGAGCcggcgaaaaagaagcagaaaaaaacgcTGTTGGGGAAAGCGAGGAAGAGAAAACGACACATGAGTAAGCATCGTCCTGGCTTTTTCAAATGGcaagaattgaaaaacacagaggcaaGAAAAACTGTGAGTATATACGacagacaatggatggatgtttatggGTGTGTCatgtactccgaaactgtagggggcgctccGTAGAAGAAAAAGTCGAAAAAGAGACCTGACTTGCAAAGTTCCGCTTCAAAACATAATGATGTGGTGATACCTGAGATGGCAAATCCACTGAAGCCCACGGCCAGAACAAGGAAGGAGATGGCGACTCCTCGAGTGTGAGAAAAGCCAACCACCAGCAGCAGAGTAGCCTCCATACCAAATCCTGggaaaacacaagacaagagaatgtgtaaaataatagcataataacctatgaacaacaagaactccttggtttttttcccctttgttttacatttaatgaaggatatttttacaaaacatgtgcaatttcaacaatttcgtgcctaaatgtgctatttacacatcacactggatctataaaggcacaaacatttagtcacagatatctggaagagatttagattataatcgtttacttgaagctcttacttacttctagctcttatttgtacccaaatgtttaaatgcacttattgtaagtcgctttggataaaagtgtctgctaaatgacatgtaatgtaatgtaatgtaatcgtagtgtgaaattttaacaaattcatcctgtgggctggattggaccctctggcgggccggttctggcccccgggccgtatgtttgacacccctgcattagTGGCACCTGCTTCTCCTCATCCCTACATATCACTATATATTCTCCACAAAGCTGTCACTGTCTGTTTCCTGCAAGCGTGCTAGGCATTTTTGTCATGCCATCCACATTGTCTCATGATGAAATTTGCAGTGTCAGTATAATTGCGAGTTCGCCTTAACATACCTCCACAGTTCATGAGTTTCCTCACGTTAGTGGTAGACATGATTTTGTTGCTGCGTAAATAGTCAGCCAGCTGACCCCCAATAGGGACCACGATCGTCATCACCATGTGAGGGACAGCAGACAGGAGCCCCACCTGTCGAGTTCAAACATTCAGAAATCAACTAAGTAAATCAGTCCTTTGAGGAATAATGTGTCCTGTGAATTGCTGAAGTGAGAGTTTAAGACAAACCCTGCTGATGGGGAAACCGAAAACTTCCTCAAAATATGCCGGCTGACTGATGAGGAGCAGGTAGAAGGTCCAGCTGCGGCAGAAGTTAGCCACAATGATGGCATAGACGGGCATGGAGGTGAAGAAACGACGCCACGGGGTCTTGAACTTCTGTAGAGACAGAAATCAGCGTAAGCCGCGTGTGTCTGAATTTTAACCATCTTAACCGACAAGTGGCCGAACACAAACCTCGGTTGCACTCAGTTGGTTCATCGTTTCACCAATAGCGGTCTCAATGTACAACCTCTCCTCGTCTGTGATTGTCGGATGAGCAGCGGGACTTCCATACGCCAACAGGAGCCACAGAACATACCATAGGATCCCAAACACACCTTTCAaagcaaagacagagacaacatAGCAGATTAATCAATACATGTGCACTTAAAGATCTTTATCTCAGTGGTGACGGCTTTTTTAAGTGTCACAGAGCAGCTTGAGGGCAGCACTgactaattaaaataaaacaagcccAGACCTTCTGTGGACTGCAAgaattttcattattaaaattaaatgagttGGTCATTAGTCACAGAGTCCAGACAGGAAAATGCAAATTTACACAGATAAATCAAAAGATAATATCACAGCTGAAGCAGAgtagatttttattaaaacacattcgGCAAAAGCATGAATCATATGTGAGTGTTAATCATTGTAATCAAACTCAAAACCAATTCAGATAACACTTATTGTGCAAAGTGTGTCAGTAAGGGattaacaaaaacacttaaaggaCACTGGATATTTACTGACACGACATCTGATGAACATcctacatgtaaacatgtacatgtaaattaaaatataagGTTAAGAATTTGTTATCAATATTTCTACAGATGGATTACAGATGAGCTGTAATCCATCCTTTCTTTTTGGTTCTAATGTTGGTGAATTATTAATAAGTACTTATCTAGAAAACAGTCAATCTGCAGTTATACATGTTAAGAATTACAACATGAGAGAGTCTTTGTGGGGAGTAAATGAAAAAAGGTGGATGATATTCCACAACCTGGCAACTCACACCctgttttattaaatgaacCAAATGATTGATTAGCCATCAGAAAAGCGATCAGATGAGtttgaatgtgatttaaatCCAACTCACCATAGATATAAAAGACAGAAGGCCAGCCGACGTACTGAACCAGCACTCCAGCTAAAGGCATGGCAATCACTGCTCCTGCATACGATCctgttcacaaagacatttttgagattTAGCATAACAGAGGATCTTACAGAGGGATTTTCACAAgtttacatactgtattatgtATTACTGTATTAGAACTGAAATGCTCTTAAATCCCCCCAAAATGAATCCAGGATTCAGAGTTCTGTCTATGGTTGAGCAAGTTactcaacaacagcaacatgaaATGTGTAGTTCAGTTTAAATTCAAATCACTCTTTctgcatttaatattttattaagaTATTAAACTAAAATGTTATAGCAAAGCCTGCCGGGGCTTAGACATACATATAGTATAATCAATATTGTGCtgtcatgaaaaaaagagaaaaattcTTATCAGTGCACTATACGTACATGATTacatattaatatgaataagaTAAGTAACTATAATAATTTATGTTCATGACGGTGAAAGTGGGTTGCAAACCCAACTACATTTGTCTGTATGTTGCTGTCACCATGTACATGGATctatatattacattttgttggtgtgagtgtgagtcatTGGCACGGTCTTGATGGGCGAaggtgttttaatgtgtttcctATTATCCTACACATTCATGAATACAGTGGTTTTGAATAGAGCGGGGAGAACgagagtgtttttttgacagtaaGCCATGAGACACTTCATTCAGGTGAATGGATGAAGATGACACAGGTGACCGGTGTTCATTAATAAACAATGTTAAGAGGGTTTGGATGCATGCGTTGTCATGGCAtcggtgtaaaaaaaaaaaaaggctctgtCACAGCTCGGACTGATCAGCCCCATTTTAATGTTATATTAGGAGCATTTAAATGTGGATTTATCAGTTATCActacagtgttacagtgttatataaaaatatgttactaacattgcaaaaacaaacttaCATTATGAAAAATGTTGTAATCTTACAAAAACAGCTTATGAAAGGTTcatatttcttatttcttattcatatttcatttttcaataCTATGGCACTTAAATCACCGggactgtacagtatgtgggtAAACTGAACAGCAATTTAAAGTCATACgtgtgaaatattaacaattttCACCATTCATGATTATCCAGAAAAAGGAATATTGCAGTGTGCAAAGATACCTAAAATACCCTATAGTCCCATCCCTACTCACCACAGAATGAGGTGGTGGCCAGTCGACTCCGTTCAAGAGGTGGCGCCCATTTGGACCACATCCCATGGCAGGCTGGGTAGGTGACACCCTAGGAGGAACAGGTTGTGGATGTCAAGGGTCAGAGACTGAACACGGGAACCATATGGCAAAgttgaaaaatataatttttaggTCATTAGAtgattgaatgttttttgttgtaataAATAAGCTGTGCTTTAACAAAACGTCAGAATGTAATATGTCAGACTATATTCCCACATAAAACTCATAAAACCCATATCTTACCTCCACCAGGCCCTGCAGGATGCgaacaaacatgacacagccATAGTGGACTCTTGCTGCTGATGGGATGAACATATTCAGCACTGATGTCAGGAAAATGGCCGCCCCAAACACCCTGGAGacagaaatgatgtttttttttttatttttaatatccAAATTTTTTAAAACCACCCCGGCGCAACTCAAATGCTAATACAATCCACCAGCCCGTACCACAATATCTTATCAGTTAATGTGTGTTCCCACATAATTTGCCGTGTTATGAATGCATACATTTTGTTGTGTAAATTAGActaaatgtgattttgttgacttttttggACAGCTGGTAAACACACTGTTCCCTTCAGCTAGCTAGCTATAGTCTTCAGGCTAAGCTAGCAAGATAAAAATATGCTAGTTTCAGTGCAGATTGAGTGTCATTGTTCTCATATAATTTGGCAAAAAACTATTTTTCTACAAACATTAAATGGTTTTTAATTCCTTTGCTAGAgcaaatattttcatttgataGAGAAAATGTTATGTAATAACACTTTAGTGCTTTGACTGTTAGAattatattctattattatattatagatgTATAATATTGGCTGTCAGTCAAAGCATCTCAGTCAGTTTCATAATGAGACAGATCTCATGCATCTCAGAGATAAATACATCCCTTGAAACCCACAAGTTTCTCCTTCATCACCACCACACGACTGAGCTCCCCTCTGTCTTTTCTCCTTCACCTCATCCCCcccttccttctctttttccGAAACAGTGTGTAAGTGACACTTGTAATATTCCAGTGGCTGGTGTTGGAGAGAGAAATCAGAGGTAGGATCTTTCATTATTAACTCTGTCAGTGGCGTGTCCTCTTTTCCTGTGAAGCTTTTATTACAGGACTCCTATCTGCTTCATCAAACCCGCTCACCTCACCGTACagatttaaccctttaactcTCGTCAGCTTCCCACAAAACCTATGTTTTCAGATACTTTGTCATGGCTGCAATGATTGTGATccacatgaaaagaaaaaaacagcatcagtgTTTGCAGTTTCTGTCTCATTATCAACAGCATCCAGTTTCTGTGCAGTGAGACTGGAAGTGTTTTCAGTACTGTTTAATCACCTGCtaattaaaatgtcagacaaaagTAAATTATCATGAAATGTCTTGGTTTCTTGATACGcaacatttttacagtaaattTATGGGCTGTCATGATGTCATTTAGTGTATGTGACTATGTGACCTGTTGGCAGAGAGCTTGTTGGAGATGAAACCACCGGGGATTTGTGTGACAATGTAGCCCCAGAAGAACGAGCCGTGGATGAGCCCCACTGTTTCTGGATCCCAGTTAAATTCAGCTTTCTggcgaaaaaaagaaaaacgtatTTCATTACAACAACCATATTCTGAGAGTAATTAGATACAACTGCTATGCATCTGTTCctgttctttctcttctctctccacctTTCCTCTGCCCTCTTCCccattttgtcctttcaccccaacccgtcaaggcagatggctgcacatctgagttcttttctttttcttttgtctcctttgatgccaagtgtttgtgttttattgtatgaacTGTTGGATTCCCCTGTAATACTGTAAGGTCTTGGCCCTACCATGAAAAGTATATTGAGATCATGATGCAAATTAGAGGAACATGAAGAATTGTATGTGCCATTTAATAGAAAGATAGAAACTCAGACGtgttttgcattaaaaaaaaaagtttgaaatacATAATTCAATGAGCCTTTTGCACAGCGGCCATTTTAAAGGGTCACAGGTCCTCCATTTCACAGTGCAGGCTGGTTCACTTTCGCACTGTCCTGACTTGCATTACCTGAACAGAGCCATCGTTAACCTAACCacttacacctgtgcttttcctgctaaaacatgtaGCTGTTCACCCTGACACTGTAAGCCAGGGGTTATACGGTCTTCTAAAGCTCCACATACCTGAAGCACTGGAGTCCCATTGATATAGACAGTGTTATTGTTCACCATCTCCACAATGGCCACACCGAGGTTACAACGAATGCCAAAGGAGATGCAGAATCCCAGTCCACTGAGGATGGCGATGATGTAGCGTTTAGGGAGACCACCACAGCTGCAGTCCAGCAGCGGTGCAGGACGCGGTGCTGATGCCACTGGACGCCCGTCCTCCGTCAGCTCAATGTGGTCCTCTTCCTCTACATTGCTACCATCCATTTTCCTAAGGAGCAAATGGCAGGGGGACATTTGTAACTGTGTACTTCATAAtcttcacataaaaaaatgctCATCTCTTTGGTAGAGGGCAGGAGGAGAggtacatttttcttttccttttccttttttatagCCATTGAGTATACTCCTATAGCATGTTATATGCCCTCATATTGTCACATTTATATTGCTATTTcattgcttttattgttttggattttatatttgaatatggTCTGTCTGTATCTACAAACCAGAAGAAGctggacttgtttttttaaatgcaatccCTACCCTTTTCTCCTCAGTCTTTGATAGtgtggtttattgtgtcacatTCAGTTTTGTGGAATAAGAAGTAACTCCACAGTCTTCAGTGATATGACCAAACTGGACAATGCTATGATGGAGCAGAGTATGTACACTGTTAACCTTagtctgttttgtctgtctttgaaaGAATGACCCTGTAAAGAGTTGCTTGTTGTAAAACAGCCTATAGATGGCTGCAGAAAGTATTATTTAAAGAGGTAATCCGCATTACAGGTCAAATAAATGTGGTTATTGTAAAATTCAAAATTGTTATGCATATATTTTTGACGCCTGGTGCAACAAGTTTGTGATCAACGTAAAGCTTTTGTacgttatttattttatgtgaagGAGGGAACAATGCAGGAATATAAATCACTTTAGCAAATAATAaatttttcatgtgttcactgcgTTGCTACTCCACATGAATAACATACACCCATGTAAATGACACACTAAATATATTCTTACAGGAAATTGTCTACTTGGTGCTTTATCTCCTGCCTTcatcaagacacacacacacacacacacacacacatgcttatgTGAAATATGTATCAGATATGAAATATGTATTATGTCTTAAAATCAAATGTGTGATTACATCTCTAGGATTGTGGGGCAAGCACGAGAATCAAATATTTATTCAATGTCAAAATCTATGAGAACATGGTTTGTTTCCAGACTCTGTGACAGCAGATCTTTCTGCTCACTTGTTTTAATCTCTGCAATatgtgagaaatgagaaaaaacattcataaaataatTAAGCTATATAAAAGGTGTGGATCACACATCCTGCTCACACACGTCACACCTCATGCATCTCCATATAAACCAGCCCACCTTTGCAGTTTTCCTAGAGAGTTGCCTACTGAGCTCTTCACTTCGTCCGTCCCAGGTTTAAAAACCTGCTCCTTCAAACCCGTTAAGCCACCAAAAGGCATTTTTATCTAGGTTGTCTCTGGATTTTCTTCACAATTTatgttaaaactgtgttttcctTGCACACTTTGttctgataaaagaaaaaaaaaatcttctagAAGCTGTTCTTCATCCTCCCTGAGTTTGTAGCACCAGTGGTTGGCTCCACCTTTCAGTGGCGCCAAGAGTTCCTCACAGGTAACAAGGGCTTTCTATGCTTTTCAGTGATGAAGTTGAAGTATTTCTCCGTTCAAAGAACCGTTCAGTCAGAGCCTCAGGAACTTGTTTAATCTCCAAAAGATCCATCCAAGGTTGATAAAAAAGGAGAAGAGCAAATAAAAGTATAGGATCCAGTTTTTAAAGTGCGAGCATCATGATCTTTTGTCAACAGCTGAACTGAATGATCCGCTCACATCTCCTCTCCATCTCATAACTCCTCCGACCCTGGTGAGGAGGGGCAGGTGTAGCCGTCTTTTCCAAACCCAGCCCCTTGCTTCACACATCGTCTTCCCAGTcagcatcaccatcatcatcattatcaccacCTCCCCCTTTCTTCACAGA
Coding sequences within:
- the slc17a8 gene encoding vesicular glutamate transporter 3 — translated: MPFGGLTGLKEQVFKPGTDEVKSSVGNSLGKLQRKMDGSNVEEEDHIELTEDGRPVASAPRPAPLLDCSCGGLPKRYIIAILSGLGFCISFGIRCNLGVAIVEMVNNNTVYINGTPVLQKAEFNWDPETVGLIHGSFFWGYIVTQIPGGFISNKLSANRVFGAAIFLTSVLNMFIPSAARVHYGCVMFVRILQGLVEGVTYPACHGMWSKWAPPLERSRLATTSFCGSYAGAVIAMPLAGVLVQYVGWPSVFYIYGVFGILWYVLWLLLAYGSPAAHPTITDEERLYIETAIGETMNQLSATEKFKTPWRRFFTSMPVYAIIVANFCRSWTFYLLLISQPAYFEEVFGFPISRVGLLSAVPHMVMTIVVPIGGQLADYLRSNKIMSTTNVRKLMNCGGFGMEATLLLVVGFSHTRGVAISFLVLAVGFSGFAISGFNVNHLDIAPRYASILMGISNGVGTLSGMVCPLIVGALTIHKTRLEWQNVFVIASMVHYTGVIFYAIFASGEQQEWANPESTSEEKCGIIDEDELAEESELTSENMVAPKKSYGTTENSSGRKHGWKKKRGVTMQDEEEHCGNGDYQEQYQ